The following coding sequences lie in one Prochlorococcus marinus XMU1412 genomic window:
- a CDS encoding 7-carboxy-7-deazaguanine synthase QueE → MTNFLPLVEQFHSLQGEGYHAGKSAYFVRLAGCKVGCSWCDTKNSWDEKKHPSISIEKIIDRIKIAREKGASFCVITGGEPLQHNLDNFCKTIKKLTMGEEQKPMKIHIETSGVNSISGSYDWITLSPKRHSPPKNYFLKNCNEIKIIINEIEDIEFAIQIKKETLKQYQLSKSEDGLKEENKIFYLQPAWNNANGFSLAIDFVKNNPDWKLSLQTHKYLKIN, encoded by the coding sequence ATGACAAATTTTTTACCCTTAGTTGAACAATTTCATTCCTTACAAGGTGAAGGCTATCACGCTGGAAAAAGTGCTTATTTTGTTAGGTTAGCTGGTTGTAAAGTTGGATGTTCTTGGTGCGATACCAAGAATTCATGGGACGAAAAAAAGCACCCTTCTATATCAATTGAAAAAATAATAGATCGCATAAAAATTGCCAGAGAAAAAGGAGCATCTTTTTGCGTTATTACAGGTGGAGAACCTTTACAACATAACTTAGATAATTTTTGCAAAACCATAAAAAAGTTGACGATGGGAGAAGAACAAAAGCCAATGAAGATTCATATTGAGACAAGTGGTGTTAATTCGATATCAGGAAGCTATGACTGGATTACTTTATCTCCTAAAAGACACTCGCCTCCAAAAAATTATTTTTTAAAAAACTGTAATGAAATCAAAATAATCATAAATGAAATAGAAGATATTGAATTTGCTATTCAAATAAAAAAAGAAACTTTAAAACAATATCAACTCTCTAAAAGCGAAGATGGCTTAAAAGAAGAAAATAAAATTTTTTATTTACAGCCAGCATGGAACAATGCGAACGGTTTTTCGCTTGCTATTGATTTCGTAAAAAATAATCCAGATTGGAAATTGAGCCTTCAAACTCACAAATACTTAAAAATTAATTGA
- the speB gene encoding agmatinase, with product MTKNLFDNENAIYMGAKRSPEHCSIGIFGVNYDGTCSFKPGARFGPDAIRQVSTCLETYCPKIKKDLEDIMYVDFGSILIDKNDSKSVIESVKSATNYLISKSLSPIMLGGEHSITRGAIEALVKKYPNLILVQLDAHADLRESYIGNEHSHACTMKRCLEVLPEKKILQVGIRSGTKEEFEIMYNKNQLVNFCPGGNAYELKQALLPYAKSPIYLTIDLDWFDPSLLAGTGTPEPGGFFWNDFEEILKTLKEFRIVASDIVELSPEIDKSGVSSIVAAKVLRSLILSLENMQ from the coding sequence ATGACAAAAAATTTATTTGATAACGAAAATGCAATTTATATGGGAGCAAAAAGAAGTCCTGAGCATTGCTCAATTGGTATATTTGGAGTTAATTATGACGGGACATGTTCGTTTAAACCAGGAGCAAGATTTGGTCCTGATGCAATAAGACAAGTCAGTACTTGTTTAGAAACATATTGTCCAAAAATAAAAAAAGACTTAGAGGATATTATGTATGTTGATTTTGGATCAATACTAATTGATAAAAATGACTCAAAGTCCGTTATTGAATCGGTTAAATCAGCAACAAATTATTTAATTAGTAAAAGTCTTAGTCCTATTATGCTTGGAGGCGAACACTCTATTACAAGAGGTGCTATTGAAGCATTAGTAAAAAAGTATCCAAATTTGATATTAGTTCAACTTGATGCTCATGCAGATTTAAGAGAATCATATATAGGAAATGAACATAGTCATGCTTGTACTATGAAAAGATGCTTAGAAGTGCTACCTGAAAAGAAAATTTTGCAAGTCGGAATTAGAAGTGGGACTAAGGAAGAATTTGAAATTATGTATAACAAAAACCAATTAGTTAACTTTTGTCCAGGGGGAAATGCATATGAGTTAAAACAAGCTCTTCTACCATACGCTAAGTCTCCAATCTATTTAACAATAGATTTAGATTGGTTTGATCCCAGTTTATTAGCAGGGACGGGCACTCCAGAACCGGGAGGATTTTTTTGGAATGATTTTGAAGAAATACTGAAAACTTTAAAAGAATTTAGAATTGTGGCTTCAGACATTGTGGAATTATCTCCAGAAATTGATAAAAGCGGAGTAAGTAGCATAGTTGCAGCCAAAGTACTTAGAAGCTTAATTTTGTCATTAGAAAATATGCAATAA
- the mazG gene encoding nucleoside triphosphate pyrophosphohydrolase: protein MSSNNRYKLENNSDLETINSFKILILNIKALKDKTWGCPWQKIQSHISLIPFLYEESNEFINAIYEKNADNICEELGDLLLQVMLHAEIGYEEKDFALNDVIKNLNKKIINRHPYIFDKKEKVSLKKSQQIWENIKNLENDAPRIKSSISRNLNLKIKNLPPTIGTDKITNVVKENGFKWESTDEIFKKLEEEINELKEAIKCKNDSDIKNEFGDIYFTLLNLSNFLKINPESALQKTNIKFLDRFSIVEEHAGDNIKKQTPKDFQRLWQIAKQKLAGKLPKSK from the coding sequence ATGTCCTCAAACAATAGATATAAATTGGAAAACAATTCCGATTTAGAGACTATAAATAGTTTTAAAATCTTAATATTAAATATCAAAGCATTAAAAGATAAAACTTGGGGCTGCCCATGGCAGAAAATACAGTCTCATATATCGTTGATCCCATTTTTATATGAAGAGAGTAATGAATTTATAAATGCGATATATGAAAAAAATGCAGATAACATATGTGAAGAGTTAGGAGATCTTTTATTACAAGTAATGCTTCATGCTGAAATCGGCTACGAAGAAAAAGATTTTGCACTAAATGATGTTATAAAAAATCTAAATAAGAAAATTATTAATAGACATCCTTATATTTTTGACAAAAAAGAAAAAGTATCATTAAAAAAATCACAACAGATTTGGGAAAATATAAAAAATTTAGAAAATGATGCACCTCGTATAAAATCTTCAATTAGTAGAAATTTAAATTTGAAAATTAAAAATTTACCTCCAACGATTGGTACAGATAAAATCACAAATGTTGTTAAAGAAAATGGTTTCAAGTGGGAAAGTACTGATGAGATTTTTAAAAAGTTAGAAGAAGAGATAAATGAATTAAAAGAGGCAATCAAATGCAAAAATGATTCAGATATAAAAAATGAATTTGGGGATATTTACTTTACCCTTCTGAATCTCTCAAACTTTTTAAAAATAAATCCTGAGTCAGCTCTTCAAAAAACAAATATAAAATTTTTAGACAGATTTTCAATCGTCGAAGAGCATGCAGGAGATAATATTAAAAAACAAACTCCCAAAGACTTTCAACGGCTTTGGCAAATAGCGAAGCAAAAATTGGCAGGGAAACTTCCTAAAAGCAAATGA
- the queC gene encoding 7-cyano-7-deazaguanine synthase QueC → MFLKNKSIVVLLSGGLDSSTVTGIAKKSEAKIFGLSFDYGQRHKKELDSASIIAKHFDIKEFKIIKLDLSLWGGSSLTDTQKKIPKEGLQTNKIPNTYVPGRNTIFISVALSYAEAIDADFIGLGVNALDYSGYPDCRPDYIKKFQELADLANKRGRENNPIKLWTPLLDLNKEEIIQLAFANHVPLDKTWSCYSGNSKPCGKCDSCRIRNAAYEKWLNNNNKK, encoded by the coding sequence ATGTTTCTTAAAAATAAATCGATAGTAGTTTTATTATCTGGAGGTTTAGATTCTTCTACAGTTACTGGTATCGCAAAAAAATCCGAAGCTAAAATTTTTGGCCTTTCATTTGACTACGGTCAACGTCATAAAAAAGAACTAGATTCTGCATCAATAATTGCAAAACACTTTGATATCAAAGAATTTAAAATCATTAAGCTTGACTTATCTTTATGGGGAGGCTCTTCATTAACTGATACTCAAAAAAAAATTCCGAAAGAAGGATTGCAAACTAATAAAATTCCTAATACTTATGTTCCTGGGAGAAATACCATATTCATTTCCGTTGCACTAAGTTATGCCGAAGCAATAGATGCTGATTTTATAGGATTAGGAGTTAATGCACTAGATTATTCTGGTTATCCAGATTGTAGACCTGACTACATTAAAAAATTTCAAGAATTAGCAGATTTAGCCAATAAAAGAGGAAGAGAAAATAATCCAATAAAACTTTGGACGCCACTATTAGATTTAAATAAAGAGGAAATTATTCAATTAGCTTTTGCTAATCATGTCCCTTTAGATAAAACATGGAGTTGTTATTCGGGTAATTCAAAACCATGCGGTAAGTGTGATAGCTGCAGAATTAGAAATGCCGCTTATGAAAAATGGCTTAATAACAATAATAAAAAATGA
- a CDS encoding AIR synthase, giving the protein MSLVRTLDRPFIIFLMTEIVNLSISQSAASELSRQASFGGSPGEMSIDLVKDKNCSEGWMHIKLRPGTCNGSPISRTEGVTLYADVKKFNLLKDLKLDYYGDLSGGGFLISTPKNAKRCSCGSGFKLL; this is encoded by the coding sequence ATGTCCCTGGTTCGAACCCTGGATCGCCCATTTATTATTTTTCTAATGACTGAGATCGTCAATCTTTCAATCAGTCAAAGCGCTGCTTCAGAACTATCTAGGCAAGCTTCTTTTGGAGGTTCTCCTGGAGAAATGTCGATTGATTTGGTAAAGGATAAAAATTGTTCCGAAGGATGGATGCATATTAAATTAAGGCCAGGTACATGTAATGGATCACCTATTTCAAGAACTGAAGGAGTAACTTTATACGCGGATGTAAAAAAGTTTAATTTACTGAAAGATTTAAAATTAGATTATTACGGTGATTTGAGCGGAGGTGGATTTCTTATTTCAACACCAAAAAATGCAAAACGTTGCTCCTGTGGTTCTGGCTTCAAACTTTTGTAG
- the speE gene encoding polyamine aminopropyltransferase produces the protein MTNITTWIDEYHKGSRFGLNGKILIKKVSKFQEIIVIENEYYGKALMLDGCWMTSLKDEKYYHECLVHPALSSIDEKSNVLIIGGGDGGTLRECVKYSQISKIDLVEIDEEVIKISKKFLKEIGGEAWNDKRLEIYVDDGVKWVKKTRDNFYDVIFIDCSDPSEFSNLLFSDSFYEECKRILTPKGILATQSESPESFKNIHINILKTLKNIFKVSETMYSFVPIYPSGIWSWTFASSEDLDLSKKNYDEALKIEKGCEIWNLNFQNAAFKMMPNKIIKELNP, from the coding sequence ATGACAAATATTACAACATGGATAGATGAATATCATAAAGGCTCAAGATTCGGCCTAAATGGGAAAATTCTAATTAAAAAAGTCTCAAAATTTCAAGAAATTATTGTTATTGAAAATGAATATTATGGTAAAGCTTTAATGTTAGATGGTTGCTGGATGACATCATTAAAAGACGAAAAATATTATCATGAGTGTCTTGTGCATCCTGCATTAAGTAGCATTGACGAAAAATCTAATGTACTAATTATTGGCGGTGGTGACGGTGGTACTTTAAGAGAATGCGTTAAATATTCTCAAATATCAAAAATTGATCTAGTAGAAATTGATGAGGAGGTTATCAAAATATCTAAAAAATTTCTAAAAGAAATTGGAGGCGAAGCATGGAATGACAAAAGATTAGAAATATATGTTGATGATGGTGTTAAATGGGTAAAAAAAACAAGAGATAATTTTTACGACGTTATATTTATAGATTGTTCAGATCCCTCAGAATTTTCAAATTTGTTATTTTCAGATTCTTTTTATGAAGAATGTAAAAGAATACTTACACCAAAGGGGATATTAGCAACGCAAAGCGAATCTCCTGAATCCTTCAAAAATATTCACATAAATATTTTGAAAACCCTAAAAAATATATTTAAAGTTTCTGAAACTATGTATTCCTTTGTGCCTATATATCCAAGCGGGATTTGGAGTTGGACATTCGCTTCTTCAGAAGATCTAGATTTATCAAAGAAAAATTATGATGAAGCCCTAAAAATAGAAAAAGGATGTGAAATTTGGAATTTAAATTTTCAAAATGCAGCATTCAAAATGATGCCAAATAAAATTATAAAAGAACTAAATCCATAA
- the aspS gene encoding aspartate--tRNA ligase — MRNKICKELNNTDIGKLVNLCGWVDRRRDHGGVIFIDLRDHSGFLQITINPDDGADLFKQAETLRNETVIMVSGIINERPKDSINTNLSTGELELKVKDLQVLNQIKNNLPFPVSIHDYENTKEELRLKYRYLDLRRGKLLENLKTRHKIIKVAREFLDNFGFTEVETPLLTKSTPEGARDFLVPARLSNGEFFALPQSPQLFKQLLMVGGLDKYYQIAKCFRDEDLRADRQPEFTQLDIEMSFSSEEEIISFNESLIKKIWKEVLNINFNNAFPRMSWQSAMDNYGTDRPDTRYQMLFKDLGGVLGDIGFNIFTKAIKSGGYIKSITVKGGNSSISNVRIKPGGDIFQVAQDAGAGGLAFIRVKGDELETIGAIKNNLSEEHIADILKITDAKDGDLILLGAGDKQIVNQSLDRVRQYIAKDLNLIDKSKWNFLWVTDFPMFERNEDENRYEALHHPFCSPKNIKSKDSENLKKEIESSTANAYDLVLNGLELGGGSLRIHEANLQREVLKTVGLTDKEIDEKFGFLIEALEMGAPPHGGIAFGLDRITMLIIGADSIRETIAFPKNQQAKCLLTNAPSNVSESQLKELDIEITIDE, encoded by the coding sequence ATGAGAAACAAAATTTGCAAAGAACTCAATAATACAGATATTGGTAAATTGGTTAATTTATGCGGATGGGTAGATAGAAGAAGAGATCATGGTGGTGTAATTTTTATTGATTTAAGAGACCATAGTGGATTTCTACAAATAACAATTAACCCCGATGATGGTGCAGATCTATTTAAACAGGCAGAAACTCTAAGAAATGAAACAGTAATAATGGTTAGCGGAATTATTAATGAAAGGCCAAAAGATTCCATAAATACAAATTTAAGTACTGGAGAGTTAGAGCTCAAGGTTAAAGATTTGCAAGTTCTCAACCAAATTAAAAACAACTTACCTTTTCCAGTATCTATACATGATTATGAAAATACAAAAGAGGAACTCAGATTAAAATATAGATACCTTGATTTAAGAAGGGGAAAATTACTAGAAAATTTAAAAACAAGACATAAGATTATTAAAGTTGCTAGAGAATTTCTTGATAATTTTGGATTTACAGAAGTAGAGACCCCATTACTTACAAAGTCAACTCCTGAAGGTGCTCGCGATTTTCTTGTTCCTGCACGTCTTTCAAATGGAGAATTTTTTGCTTTACCTCAATCCCCACAACTATTTAAACAACTTTTAATGGTTGGGGGCTTAGATAAGTATTATCAAATCGCAAAATGTTTCCGTGATGAAGACTTAAGGGCAGATAGACAGCCAGAGTTTACTCAATTAGATATTGAGATGAGCTTTAGTAGTGAAGAAGAAATAATTTCTTTTAATGAAAGTCTCATAAAAAAAATATGGAAAGAAGTATTAAATATTAATTTTAATAATGCTTTTCCAAGAATGTCATGGCAATCAGCAATGGATAATTACGGCACTGATAGACCAGATACTAGATATCAAATGTTATTCAAAGATTTAGGAGGAGTATTAGGTGATATTGGATTTAATATTTTCACCAAGGCAATTAAGTCTGGAGGTTATATCAAATCCATAACAGTCAAAGGAGGTAATTCAAGTATTAGCAACGTAAGAATTAAACCAGGAGGTGATATCTTCCAAGTAGCTCAAGATGCAGGAGCTGGTGGTTTGGCCTTTATAAGGGTCAAAGGAGATGAGCTTGAGACTATTGGGGCAATTAAAAATAATTTAAGTGAAGAGCATATAGCTGATATTTTAAAAATCACAGACGCAAAAGATGGAGACTTAATCCTCTTAGGAGCTGGAGATAAACAAATTGTCAATCAGTCATTAGATAGGGTTAGACAATATATCGCAAAAGACTTAAACCTTATTGATAAAAGTAAATGGAATTTCTTATGGGTAACTGACTTCCCGATGTTTGAGAGAAATGAAGATGAAAATAGATATGAAGCTTTACATCATCCTTTTTGTTCTCCAAAAAATATAAAATCTAAAGATTCTGAAAACTTGAAAAAAGAAATTGAAAGCTCTACAGCAAATGCTTATGACTTAGTTCTCAATGGATTGGAGTTAGGAGGTGGCTCTTTACGTATTCATGAAGCGAACTTACAAAGAGAGGTTCTGAAAACGGTTGGACTTACTGATAAAGAGATTGATGAAAAATTTGGATTTTTAATAGAAGCCTTAGAAATGGGTGCTCCTCCTCATGGTGGAATAGCGTTTGGATTGGATCGTATTACCATGCTGATCATTGGAGCAGATTCAATCAGAGAAACCATTGCTTTTCCAAAAAATCAACAAGCAAAATGTCTTCTCACAAATGCACCTTCAAATGTCTCTGAATCACAATTAAAAGAATTAGATATTGAAATAACAATTGATGAATAA
- the gcvT gene encoding glycine cleavage system aminomethyltransferase GcvT, with the protein MDLLKSPLYSKYIESNAKLVDFAGWEMPISFSGLIKEHESVRSSAGLFDISHMGVISVKGINPKDYIQKLFPTNLYSSSEGQGLYTVMLNHKGGIIDDLIIYDLGIQENDISELLLIVNASRYKEDFQWIKNNLNKDELSITNFKKDKVLLALQGKNSFDLFEEWIEASISHIPNFGCEYKIFEHISPKEKIFFSKTGYTGEYGLEILLSKKAAINLWDFSISKNVAPCGLGARDTLRLEAGMHLYGQDINEETSPYEAGLGWLVHLENNHEFFGRRFLEEQSRFGIQKKLVGLSIEGKAIGRKGCAVLKGEENIGTITSGSWSPTKQQAIAFAYINTSHALINNEVQILIRGKKFKGVITKRAFYKKNY; encoded by the coding sequence ATGGATTTGCTAAAAAGTCCTCTTTACTCAAAATATATTGAATCCAATGCAAAATTAGTGGATTTTGCAGGTTGGGAAATGCCCATATCATTTTCAGGATTAATTAAAGAGCATGAATCAGTTAGATCTTCAGCAGGATTATTTGATATTTCTCACATGGGTGTGATATCTGTTAAGGGAATTAATCCAAAGGATTATATTCAAAAACTTTTCCCTACTAATTTATACTCCTCTTCTGAAGGTCAGGGGCTTTATACAGTAATGCTCAATCATAAAGGAGGAATAATAGATGACTTAATAATTTATGACCTTGGTATACAAGAAAATGACATATCAGAATTATTGTTAATAGTTAATGCAAGTAGATATAAAGAAGATTTTCAGTGGATAAAAAATAATTTAAATAAAGATGAACTTTCGATAACAAACTTTAAAAAAGACAAAGTACTTTTAGCACTACAGGGAAAAAACTCATTCGATTTATTTGAAGAATGGATTGAAGCTTCGATCTCACATATCCCTAACTTTGGATGCGAATATAAAATTTTTGAACATATTTCGCCTAAAGAAAAAATTTTCTTTTCAAAGACTGGATATACAGGGGAATATGGTCTAGAAATACTTTTATCTAAAAAAGCAGCAATTAATTTATGGGATTTCTCAATTTCCAAAAATGTTGCACCTTGTGGTTTGGGAGCAAGAGATACTCTTAGACTTGAAGCAGGCATGCATCTTTATGGTCAAGATATCAATGAAGAAACTTCTCCATATGAAGCAGGGTTAGGCTGGCTAGTACATCTAGAAAATAATCACGAATTCTTTGGAAGAAGATTTCTTGAAGAGCAGTCAAGATTCGGTATTCAAAAAAAGTTAGTTGGTCTCTCTATAGAAGGTAAAGCAATAGGAAGAAAAGGTTGCGCAGTTCTTAAAGGTGAAGAAAATATTGGGACTATCACAAGCGGAAGTTGGTCTCCAACTAAACAACAAGCTATAGCTTTTGCATACATCAATACTTCGCATGCCCTAATAAATAATGAAGTTCAAATATTAATAAGAGGCAAAAAATTCAAAGGGGTAATAACAAAAAGAGCGTTTTATAAAAAAAATTATTAA
- a CDS encoding CTP synthase has protein sequence MSKFVFVTGGVVSSIGKGIVAASLGRLLKSRGYSVSILKLDPYLNVDPGTMSPFQHGEVFVTEDGAETDLDLGHYERFTDTAMTRLNSVTTGSIYQAVINKERRGNYNGGTVQVIPHITGEIKERIHRVAANSNADIIITEIGGTVGDIESLPFLEAIREFKNDVNRNDVAYIHVTLLPFIKTSGEIKTKPTQHSVKELRSIGIQPDLLVCRSDKSINEGLKKKLSGFCGVNINSVIEALDADSIYSVPLSLKKEGLCKETLKYLELEDKKCDLKNWEALIHNLRNPGAPIKVALVGKYIELGDAYLSVVEALRHACIEHKALLDLHWVNAEMIEKNSAETFLNEVDAIVVPGGFGNRGVNGKISAIKFARENKIPFLGLCLGMQCAVIEWARNVANLPDASSSELDPNTPNPVIHLLPEQEDVVDLGGTMRLGVYPCRLTNNTTGKKLYDEDVIYERHRHRYEFNNYYKQSFLNSGYKISGTSPDGRLVELIELENHPYFLACQYHPEFLSRPGKPHPLFKGLIKASQEKLTQSN, from the coding sequence ATGTCAAAATTTGTTTTTGTCACTGGAGGAGTTGTTTCTAGCATTGGTAAAGGAATTGTAGCTGCAAGCTTAGGTAGATTATTAAAGTCTAGAGGATATAGTGTTTCAATATTAAAACTAGATCCATATCTAAATGTTGATCCAGGCACAATGAGCCCCTTCCAACATGGAGAAGTATTTGTAACTGAAGATGGAGCTGAAACAGATTTAGATTTAGGTCACTATGAAAGATTTACGGATACTGCAATGACTAGATTAAACAGTGTAACTACAGGATCTATCTATCAAGCAGTCATCAACAAAGAAAGAAGAGGTAACTATAACGGTGGAACTGTTCAAGTAATTCCTCACATAACTGGAGAAATAAAAGAAAGAATCCATCGAGTAGCCGCCAACAGCAATGCAGATATTATTATTACTGAAATTGGTGGAACAGTGGGTGATATTGAATCTCTACCTTTCTTAGAAGCAATAAGAGAATTCAAAAATGATGTCAATAGAAATGATGTTGCATACATACACGTAACATTACTTCCTTTCATCAAAACCTCTGGCGAAATCAAAACTAAGCCAACTCAGCATTCAGTAAAAGAATTAAGATCAATTGGAATTCAGCCAGATTTACTTGTTTGCCGAAGTGATAAATCGATAAATGAAGGTCTTAAAAAAAAGCTCAGTGGATTTTGCGGTGTCAATATTAACTCTGTAATTGAAGCATTAGACGCAGATAGTATTTATTCTGTACCTCTTTCTTTAAAAAAAGAAGGTTTATGCAAAGAAACCCTAAAGTATCTAGAACTTGAAGATAAAAAATGTGATTTAAAAAATTGGGAAGCACTAATTCACAATCTAAGAAATCCTGGAGCTCCAATAAAAGTTGCTCTCGTAGGTAAATACATTGAACTTGGAGATGCATATTTATCGGTTGTTGAAGCTTTAAGACATGCATGCATTGAACACAAGGCTTTATTAGATTTACATTGGGTAAACGCTGAAATGATAGAAAAAAATTCAGCAGAAACTTTCTTAAATGAAGTTGATGCAATTGTGGTGCCTGGAGGATTTGGCAATAGAGGAGTCAATGGAAAAATTTCAGCTATAAAATTTGCAAGAGAAAATAAAATTCCCTTTTTAGGGCTGTGCCTTGGTATGCAATGTGCAGTTATAGAATGGGCAAGGAATGTGGCTAATCTTCCAGATGCATCTAGTTCAGAACTAGATCCAAATACTCCAAATCCAGTGATACATTTATTGCCAGAACAGGAAGATGTCGTTGATTTAGGTGGGACAATGAGACTTGGAGTTTATCCATGTAGATTGACAAATAATACAACGGGAAAAAAATTGTATGATGAAGATGTTATTTATGAGAGGCATCGACATAGATACGAATTTAATAATTACTACAAACAAAGTTTTTTAAATTCCGGATACAAAATTAGTGGTACATCGCCAGATGGCAGATTAGTTGAGTTAATTGAGTTGGAAAATCATCCTTACTTCTTGGCATGTCAATATCATCCTGAGTTTTTATCACGACCTGGAAAACCTCATCCTTTATTTAAAGGTTTAATAAAAGCCTCTCAAGAAAAGTTAACTCAATCAAATTAA
- a CDS encoding anthranilate synthase component I family protein, producing MKIKKIILEKWIDPALITHDLTKKFGDKGLAWLDSDGKENGEWSIIGIKPKKIIQSRDINNLDKTNNPFNNLKNIEKGFWIGWLSYEAGVYIEPKNPWRKSNMATLWIASYDPIIKCNLIKKEIIIEGTNSSELMNYKNIINNIKNIEEENIIETNLNFDFSKINLDEMAEKFQKNILKLKKLISLGDIFQANLTTKCQIESSKNYNPLDIYLKIRRKLRAPFGGIIINNDNYKEAVLSTSPERFIKIDNKNFVESRPIKGTRSRDKDLNQDALNAIDLITNEKDRAENIMIVDLIRNDLSKVCEIGSIMVPEILKLESFLKVHHLTSVIRGKLKKDKNWIDLLKACWPGGSITGAPKLRSCQRLFELEECERGPYCGSFLKLDWNGEFDSNILIRSFLIKDKKINIYAGCGIVIDSNPEEETNELKWKLLPLIDSLK from the coding sequence ATGAAAATAAAAAAAATAATACTTGAAAAATGGATAGATCCAGCACTAATTACGCATGATCTAACAAAAAAATTCGGAGATAAAGGATTAGCTTGGCTAGACAGTGATGGCAAAGAAAATGGGGAATGGTCAATAATAGGAATTAAACCTAAAAAAATAATCCAATCAAGAGATATCAATAATTTAGACAAAACTAATAATCCATTTAACAATTTAAAAAATATTGAAAAAGGATTTTGGATCGGATGGTTAAGTTATGAAGCTGGAGTTTACATAGAACCAAAAAATCCATGGCGAAAATCTAATATGGCAACATTATGGATTGCATCATATGATCCAATCATTAAATGTAATCTAATAAAAAAAGAAATAATTATTGAAGGCACAAACTCATCTGAACTGATGAATTATAAAAACATAATCAACAATATAAAAAATATTGAAGAAGAAAATATTATTGAAACAAATTTAAATTTTGATTTTTCAAAAATAAATTTGGACGAAATGGCTGAAAAATTTCAAAAAAATATTTTAAAATTGAAAAAATTAATTTCCCTAGGGGATATATTCCAAGCAAATCTAACAACTAAATGCCAAATTGAATCTTCCAAAAACTATAATCCTCTAGATATTTATTTGAAAATAAGAAGGAAATTAAGAGCTCCCTTTGGAGGAATAATAATAAATAATGATAATTATAAAGAAGCTGTATTATCTACCTCGCCAGAAAGATTTATAAAAATAGATAATAAAAATTTTGTAGAATCAAGGCCTATCAAAGGAACTAGATCTAGAGATAAAGATTTAAATCAAGACGCACTTAATGCTATCGATTTAATAACGAACGAAAAAGATAGAGCGGAAAATATTATGATTGTTGACCTAATAAGAAATGATTTAAGTAAAGTTTGCGAAATAGGAAGTATTATGGTGCCAGAAATATTAAAACTTGAAAGTTTCTTAAAAGTTCATCATCTAACTTCAGTAATCAGAGGCAAATTAAAAAAGGACAAGAACTGGATTGATTTACTAAAAGCTTGTTGGCCTGGGGGGTCTATAACTGGAGCACCTAAATTAAGATCATGCCAGAGACTTTTTGAATTAGAAGAATGTGAACGCGGACCATACTGTGGCTCATTTTTGAAGCTTGACTGGAATGGAGAGTTTGACAGCAATATACTAATAAGATCATTTTTAATTAAAGACAAAAAAATCAATATATATGCTGGTTGCGGAATAGTTATTGACTCAAACCCTGAAGAGGAAACTAATGAACTAAAGTGGAAACTTTTACCTTTAATTGATTCACTAAAATGA